From the Deltaproteobacteria bacterium genome, one window contains:
- a CDS encoding ABC transporter permease subunit, with protein MTLLEFFTHNRGELGELILEHLFLVIVSTSIAILIGVPLGILLTRKPGLSKPVLGFANIMQTVPSLALFGFLIPLNFYFFGVKIVGGIGAHTAIVALVLYSLLPIIRNTFTGINNVDPAIREAGRGMGMTDRQLLFQVELPLALGVIIAGVRVATVICVGTATIAAAIDAGGLGRYIFRGLRANDNVLILAGALPAALIALAADLLLGYVERAIQLSGAIRINTRKLVWSAAALGCGVLVASYFLIGKSGARIAVGSKDFTEQVILGEILAQAIEATTGAQVVRRFDLGGNLAHEAMIAGEIDLYAEYTGTGLLAILKEKPIADPQEVYRRVQGEYAKRFNFVWTEPLGFNNTFAILVRGEDARKFNLKTVSDAAKVSAQWRAGFGQDFMSRADGYPGFSKAYGFHFEETREMDLSLTYRALAEKQVDLIAGNSTDGLIARYGLFQLADDRKYFPPYDAVPVVRQATLEKYPALREVLKRLGAILTVDEMRKLNYAVDGEKRQAKEVAREFLLSKGLLR; from the coding sequence CATCGTTTCCACCAGCATCGCGATCCTGATCGGCGTGCCCCTCGGGATTCTCTTGACCCGCAAACCGGGGCTCAGCAAACCGGTGTTGGGCTTCGCCAACATCATGCAGACGGTGCCGAGTCTGGCGCTGTTCGGTTTTTTGATCCCGCTCAATTTCTATTTCTTCGGGGTCAAGATTGTCGGCGGCATCGGCGCCCACACCGCGATCGTCGCTTTGGTGCTCTATTCGCTGTTGCCGATCATTCGCAATACCTTTACCGGCATCAACAACGTCGATCCGGCGATCCGCGAAGCCGGGCGCGGCATGGGCATGACCGATCGCCAACTGCTCTTTCAAGTGGAATTGCCTTTGGCTCTCGGCGTGATCATCGCCGGCGTGCGCGTCGCCACGGTGATCTGCGTCGGCACGGCGACCATCGCCGCCGCCATCGACGCCGGGGGATTGGGGCGCTACATCTTTCGCGGTTTGCGCGCCAACGACAATGTCTTGATCCTCGCCGGCGCGCTGCCCGCCGCGCTGATTGCCTTGGCGGCGGATTTACTTTTGGGTTATGTCGAGCGGGCGATTCAGCTAAGCGGCGCGATCAGAATCAATACTCGCAAACTGGTTTGGTCGGCTGCGGCGCTTGGCTGCGGGGTTCTGGTCGCGAGCTATTTTCTCATTGGCAAGAGCGGCGCGCGCATCGCGGTGGGTTCTAAGGATTTCACCGAGCAGGTGATTCTCGGCGAGATTCTCGCCCAGGCGATCGAAGCGACAACCGGCGCCCAGGTGGTGCGCCGCTTCGATCTTGGCGGCAACTTGGCGCATGAAGCGATGATCGCCGGCGAGATCGATCTTTACGCCGAATACACCGGCACGGGTCTGCTGGCGATACTCAAAGAGAAGCCCATCGCCGATCCCCAGGAAGTTTATCGGCGTGTTCAGGGCGAGTATGCCAAGCGGTTCAACTTCGTTTGGACCGAGCCCTTGGGTTTCAACAATACCTTCGCGATTTTGGTGCGCGGCGAGGACGCGCGCAAGTTCAATCTCAAAACCGTCAGCGATGCGGCGAAGGTGTCGGCGCAATGGCGCGCCGGCTTCGGCCAAGATTTCATGTCCCGCGCCGACGGTTATCCGGGTTTTTCCAAAGCCTACGGTTTTCACTTCGAAGAAACCCGCGAGATGGATCTGTCGCTCACCTATCGCGCCTTGGCGGAAAAACAGGTCGATCTGATCGCGGGCAATTCCACCGACGGTTTGATCGCGCGTTACGGATTGTTTCAACTGGCCGACGACCGCAAATACTTTCCACCCTATGACGCCGTGCCGGTGGTGCGCCAAGCGACGCTAGAAAAATATCCCGCGCTGCGTGAAGTGTTGAAGCGGCTCGGCGCGATTCTCACCGTCGACGAAATGCGCAAGCTCAATTACGCCGTGGACGGCGAAAAGCGCCAAGCTAAAGAAGTCGCGCGGGAGTTCTTGCTGAGCAAAGGTCTTCTGCGTTAA
- a CDS encoding transcriptional regulator, which yields MPTRSYQSELLKQLRDPNEAAEYLNACYHDSEEVFFVGLRNVVEAGGGVRALSKLTALNRENLYRVLSEKGNPKFSSLAAILDAVGIAIHFTPRPKRKRAA from the coding sequence ATGCCGACAAGAAGCTATCAAAGTGAACTACTCAAACAGCTCCGCGATCCCAATGAAGCCGCGGAATATCTTAATGCTTGTTACCACGACTCCGAAGAAGTGTTCTTTGTCGGGCTTCGTAACGTCGTTGAAGCTGGAGGAGGAGTTCGAGCACTTTCGAAGCTAACCGCGCTCAATCGCGAGAATCTTTACCGCGTGCTATCTGAAAAAGGTAATCCAAAGTTTTCATCACTTGCGGCTATTTTGGATGCCGTTGGTATCGCCATTCATTTTACCCCACGCCCAAAACGAAAACGCGCAGCCTGA
- a CDS encoding type II toxin-antitoxin system RelE/ParE family toxin, translating into MERQLLIYEAIDGKIPFLDWLNQLKDIKARATIRARLDRVRLGNLGDSKSIGDGVHELRIAFGPGYRVYFGPDGLFLVVLLCGGDKGSQKRDIAQAKKLWREYHADKKLSK; encoded by the coding sequence GTGGAACGGCAGCTTCTCATCTATGAGGCAATCGATGGAAAAATACCGTTTCTCGATTGGCTAAATCAGCTCAAGGACATAAAGGCGCGAGCCACCATTCGCGCACGACTCGACCGTGTTCGCCTCGGAAACCTGGGAGACTCCAAAAGCATCGGCGACGGCGTCCATGAATTGCGCATTGCCTTTGGCCCAGGATACCGGGTGTACTTCGGCCCTGATGGATTGTTTTTGGTTGTGCTGCTCTGCGGCGGCGACAAAGGTTCGCAGAAGCGCGATATCGCGCAGGCCAAAAAACTGTGGAGGGAATATCATGCCGACAAGAAGCTATCAAAGTGA
- a CDS encoding acyl-CoA dehydrogenase yields MDFNLPEEIQILRATVRKFVDKDLIPLEREYRHDSEGPMPDHLLKPLQEKAKAMGLWMLDVPEEYGGAGLGLLPRCVIHEEIARAASLPFRSLELFGPEVRPVLFYCSDEQKERFLKPVLRGEMKFCFAQTEPDAGSDPANMRTRAVRDGDDFIINGTKRFITAAGRADYVQLMAVTDPEKKARGGISCFAVDLKSPGVNLERQWPAMMGEAPWQLYFENVRVPANNLIGEIGGGFSIAQKWIGEGRIRGHGARPVGIASRALDMMIECSKVRVTFGKPLSERQAIQFMIADSAMEIHAVRNMVYECAWRVDRGEDVRDLSYMVKVMATEMASRVVDRSIQVHGGLGLMKELPLEWWYRQIRSTRITEGANEVLRWRLGQNIIRAHKG; encoded by the coding sequence ATGGACTTCAACTTACCCGAAGAAATCCAAATCCTGCGCGCCACCGTGCGCAAGTTCGTCGACAAAGATCTGATCCCGCTGGAACGCGAGTACCGCCACGACAGCGAAGGGCCCATGCCCGATCATCTGCTCAAGCCATTGCAGGAAAAAGCCAAGGCGATGGGCTTGTGGATGCTCGACGTACCGGAGGAATATGGCGGCGCCGGCCTGGGATTGTTGCCGCGCTGCGTGATTCACGAAGAGATCGCCCGCGCCGCTTCTCTGCCATTTCGCAGTCTAGAATTATTCGGACCGGAGGTGCGGCCGGTATTATTTTATTGCAGCGACGAACAGAAGGAACGGTTTTTAAAACCGGTGCTGCGCGGCGAGATGAAGTTCTGCTTCGCCCAAACCGAACCCGACGCCGGCAGCGACCCGGCCAACATGCGCACCCGTGCGGTACGCGATGGCGATGATTTTATTATTAACGGCACCAAGAGATTTATTACCGCGGCCGGCCGCGCCGACTACGTGCAACTGATGGCGGTCACCGACCCGGAGAAGAAAGCGCGCGGCGGCATCAGCTGCTTCGCGGTGGATTTGAAAAGCCCCGGCGTCAATCTCGAGCGCCAATGGCCAGCGATGATGGGTGAAGCACCATGGCAATTGTATTTCGAAAACGTCCGCGTGCCGGCGAACAACCTGATCGGCGAGATCGGCGGCGGCTTTTCCATCGCGCAAAAATGGATCGGCGAAGGACGCATCCGCGGCCACGGCGCCCGCCCCGTCGGTATCGCCTCGCGCGCCCTCGACATGATGATCGAGTGTTCCAAAGTGCGCGTCACCTTCGGCAAGCCGCTATCCGAGCGCCAAGCGATTCAATTCATGATCGCCGACTCGGCCATGGAGATTCACGCCGTGCGCAACATGGTCTACGAATGCGCCTGGCGCGTCGACCGCGGCGAAGACGTGCGCGATCTCTCCTACATGGTCAAAGTCATGGCGACTGAAATGGCTAGCCGCGTCGTCGACCGCTCGATCCAAGTGCACGGCGGTTTGGGTTTGATGAAGGAACTGCCGCTCGAATGGTGGTACCGCCAAATCCGCAGCACCCGCATCACCGAAGGCGCCAACGAAGTGCTGCGCTGGCGCCTGGGGCAAAATATCATTCGCGCACATAAAGGTTAG
- a CDS encoding FAA hydrolase family protein — MKIVVFGPQRRVGALLDDRVIDLNRGSSQLPTRLLDFIEAGAPALAEAKQVVERFSNTAPGGDGVVQALNAVQLHAPWPERRIACVGGNYANHLLGMWANRLGKTDITVEEVAAEAKKAGQWGFWKVPAEVAGPGGEIPFPKRVTYFDYEGEVAIVIGKRGKNISAAKVNDYVWGVTLFHDWSIRDGGGTDRAVSYNLQKNFDGAASMGPCIVVGETGQQEVDVETRINGVVRQSYSTSEMIWNFGEVLEYLSQDFTFVPGDVIAGGTSAGTAADKSRRSAEGKRPLDLFLKVGDTVEVSSSKIGALSNKIVASD, encoded by the coding sequence ATGAAAATCGTAGTATTCGGTCCGCAACGGCGCGTCGGCGCTTTGTTGGATGACCGCGTCATCGATCTCAATCGCGGCTCGTCGCAATTGCCGACGCGGCTGTTAGATTTTATCGAAGCTGGAGCACCCGCCTTAGCGGAAGCCAAACAGGTCGTCGAACGGTTCAGTAATACTGCGCCGGGCGGTGATGGTGTTGTCCAAGCTTTGAATGCCGTTCAGTTGCACGCGCCCTGGCCCGAGCGGCGCATCGCTTGCGTCGGCGGCAACTACGCCAATCATCTGCTCGGCATGTGGGCTAACCGCTTGGGCAAGACCGACATCACCGTCGAGGAAGTCGCAGCGGAAGCGAAGAAGGCCGGCCAGTGGGGATTTTGGAAAGTTCCCGCCGAAGTCGCCGGACCGGGCGGCGAGATTCCATTTCCCAAGCGCGTGACTTATTTCGACTATGAAGGCGAGGTCGCAATCGTCATCGGCAAGCGCGGCAAAAATATTTCCGCCGCCAAAGTAAATGACTATGTCTGGGGCGTGACATTATTCCACGACTGGTCGATTCGCGACGGCGGCGGCACCGACCGCGCGGTAAGCTATAATTTGCAAAAGAACTTCGACGGCGCCGCATCCATGGGTCCGTGCATCGTCGTCGGCGAAACCGGCCAGCAAGAAGTCGACGTCGAGACGCGAATCAATGGCGTGGTGCGTCAGAGCTACAGCACTAGCGAGATGATCTGGAACTTCGGCGAAGTGTTGGAATATTTATCTCAAGATTTCACCTTCGTCCCCGGCGACGTCATCGCCGGCGGCACCTCGGCCGGAACCGCGGCGGATAAATCGCGCCGCAGCGCCGAAGGCAAACGGCCCCTCGATCTGTTCTTGAAAGTCGGCGACACCGTCGAAGTGTCGTCGTCCAAGATCGGCGCGCTGTCGAATAAAATTGTCGCGAGCGACTAG
- a CDS encoding mandelate racemase/muconate lactonizing enzyme family protein, whose amino-acid sequence MKIADIEIIELQNIPVTPPLFKQPLHTAVRLLKVKTDDGLVGISQFGGFMHSATAAAIQHELLPFLKGQDPLENERLMHQMLWKFNTRAHAGVWSFAVSAIDVALWDIKGKFYNAPVWRLLGGAQKSIPAYITFGLRAYSRDELAAAAKHWLANGQTRLKIQVGRSNIRGAMDPSGASGEHREDNPAEDEARVKAVRDAVGDDVELMVDANCLMKLDAAVRWCKRFEPYNLMWFEEPIVHNDPHLLAQLRKQTSIPIAAGQWENFFKLADLVKQDAVDFLNIHVLSVGGFTMGMKAAGLAHAFNLPIGNGDHFDFHLQAAVPNGWRAEIHVNNWLTANVVYKNLPKLTDNWISLSETPGLGLEINEDAAREYKVK is encoded by the coding sequence ATGAAGATCGCCGATATCGAAATCATCGAGCTGCAAAATATCCCGGTCACGCCGCCTTTGTTCAAGCAACCGCTACACACCGCGGTGCGCTTGCTGAAAGTCAAAACCGACGATGGCCTCGTCGGCATTTCACAGTTCGGCGGCTTCATGCATTCCGCCACCGCGGCGGCAATCCAGCATGAGCTTTTGCCGTTTCTGAAAGGCCAGGACCCGTTGGAGAACGAGCGCTTGATGCATCAGATGCTGTGGAAGTTTAACACCCGCGCCCACGCCGGCGTGTGGAGCTTCGCCGTGAGCGCCATCGACGTCGCGCTGTGGGACATCAAGGGCAAATTTTACAATGCGCCGGTGTGGCGCCTGCTCGGCGGCGCGCAGAAATCGATTCCAGCCTACATCACCTTCGGCCTGCGCGCTTATAGCCGCGACGAGCTTGCCGCCGCGGCAAAGCATTGGCTCGCCAACGGGCAGACGCGGCTCAAGATTCAAGTGGGACGATCCAACATTCGCGGCGCCATGGACCCTTCGGGCGCCAGCGGCGAGCATCGCGAAGATAATCCGGCCGAAGATGAAGCCCGCGTAAAAGCCGTGCGCGACGCCGTCGGCGATGATGTCGAGTTAATGGTCGACGCCAACTGTTTGATGAAGCTCGATGCCGCGGTGCGCTGGTGCAAGCGCTTCGAGCCGTACAATCTCATGTGGTTCGAAGAGCCGATCGTGCACAACGATCCGCATCTACTCGCGCAATTGCGCAAGCAGACCAGCATCCCGATCGCCGCCGGACAGTGGGAGAACTTTTTCAAACTCGCCGACTTGGTCAAGCAGGATGCCGTCGATTTTTTGAACATCCACGTGCTCTCCGTCGGCGGCTTTACCATGGGCATGAAGGCCGCCGGTCTCGCCCACGCGTTCAATCTGCCGATTGGCAACGGCGATCATTTCGACTTTCATTTACAAGCCGCGGTGCCCAACGGTTGGCGCGCCGAAATTCACGTCAACAACTGGCTGACGGCCAATGTGGTTTATAAAAACCTGCCGAAGCTGACCGATAATTGGATCAGCTTGAGCGAGACCCCAGGGCTCGGTCTCGAAATCAACGAGGACGCGGCAAGGGAATACAAAGTGAAATAA
- a CDS encoding ABC transporter ATP-binding protein: MLEVKNLDLFYADAQALDDVSLEIAAGEIVAIVGANGGGKTSLIRAIAGIERPRAGVIRFADEDITGLDSHEICELGIGQVAEGRQLFPSLTTQENLLTGALLTRARGKLQQSFHEVFALFPKLAERREQLAGTLSGGEQQMLAIARCLMGRPELILFDEPSLGLAPNVARDMLHAIRTLNEKGATILLVEQNVALSLKLAQQAYVMENGRIVMSGSGRELLRDERVRKAYLGL, translated from the coding sequence CTGCTCGAAGTGAAAAATCTCGATCTGTTCTACGCCGACGCCCAAGCGCTCGACGATGTGTCGTTGGAAATCGCTGCCGGTGAAATCGTCGCCATCGTCGGTGCCAACGGCGGGGGGAAAACTTCTTTGATCCGCGCCATCGCCGGCATCGAGCGCCCGCGCGCGGGCGTAATTCGTTTTGCCGACGAGGACATCACCGGCCTCGACTCCCACGAAATTTGCGAGCTGGGCATCGGCCAAGTCGCCGAAGGCCGCCAATTGTTTCCTTCACTAACGACGCAGGAAAACTTGCTGACCGGCGCGCTGCTCACGCGCGCACGCGGGAAGCTACAGCAGTCCTTCCACGAAGTCTTCGCCCTCTTCCCAAAACTCGCCGAACGACGCGAACAACTCGCCGGTACGCTGTCGGGCGGCGAACAGCAGATGCTCGCCATCGCGCGCTGCTTAATGGGCCGTCCCGAGCTGATCCTGTTCGACGAACCGTCCCTCGGACTGGCGCCCAACGTCGCCCGCGACATGCTGCACGCGATTCGCACGCTCAATGAAAAAGGCGCAACGATCTTATTGGTCGAACAGAACGTCGCGCTGTCGCTTAAATTGGCGCAGCAGGCTTACGTGATGGAGAACGGCCGCATCGTTATGTCTGGGAGCGGCAGAGAATTGTTGCGCGACGAACGCGTGCGGAAGGCGTATCTGGGGTTATAG
- a CDS encoding ABC transporter ATP-binding protein codes for MSPLLELRNVSKSFRGLSAVADVSIAVETNSIVALIGPNGAGKTTLFNLIAGAFPPDKGEIEFDHRRIDSLRADQVCAAGVGRTFQIVKPFAGLSVLDNVIVGALHRARAVGQARRDAETILDQLGLSAKRDLPAATLTLPERKRLEVARALATRPRLLLLDEVLAGLRPTECDEMLALLREIQRRDGISILMIEHVMRAVMALAEQVIVLHHGEVIAGGSPAEIVRNPAVLESYLGEDSEP; via the coding sequence ATGAGTCCGCTATTGGAATTGCGCAACGTCAGCAAATCTTTTCGCGGACTCAGCGCAGTTGCCGACGTGTCCATCGCCGTGGAAACAAACAGCATCGTCGCGCTCATCGGTCCCAACGGCGCCGGCAAGACCACGTTATTCAATCTGATCGCTGGAGCTTTTCCTCCCGACAAAGGGGAAATCGAATTCGACCATCGGCGCATCGACAGCTTGCGCGCCGATCAAGTTTGCGCCGCGGGCGTCGGCCGGACGTTTCAAATCGTGAAACCCTTTGCTGGCCTGTCGGTGCTCGACAACGTCATTGTCGGCGCGCTCCACCGTGCGCGCGCCGTCGGTCAAGCGCGGCGCGATGCTGAAACTATTCTCGATCAGCTCGGCCTTAGCGCCAAGCGCGACTTGCCGGCGGCCACGCTCACGCTGCCAGAGAGAAAACGGCTGGAAGTCGCCCGCGCCCTGGCCACCCGTCCGAGATTACTACTGCTCGACGAAGTGCTGGCCGGGCTCAGACCCACCGAATGCGATGAGATGCTCGCCCTCCTGCGCGAGATTCAGCGCCGCGATGGAATTTCGATTCTAATGATCGAGCATGTCATGCGCGCCGTCATGGCGCTGGCCGAACAAGTGATCGTCCTGCACCACGGCGAAGTGATCGCGGGCGGCAGCCCCGCGGAAATTGTCCGCAATCCAGCCGTGCTCGAATCTTATCTCGGCGAGGACAGCGAGCCATGA
- a CDS encoding branched-chain amino acid ABC transporter permease yields the protein MLAALFLLLPSFANNYVLSLATLFLFFAYTGQAWNILLGFAGQLSLGHSLYLGVGAYAAAALYHHFGVGPWATVWLSISLSVLVAAVIGALAFRSAIAGVYFTLLTIAFAEFTRIGFDHFNWVGGSGGLFLKVVQREQIDLLNLRGPPALFYYLILALTAAALALCRWLLHSRAGFYWQAIRENQEAAQALGINIFRWKMLAMTLSAALMAPAGVFQAFYYNNLFPDQIFNISRSIEIILGPIIGGIGTLFGPIVGAALLTLLADGSTELVAALGWDVPGVKQLIYGLALFFVVVFLPNGIWPALARKLKVNR from the coding sequence ATGTTGGCCGCGCTTTTTCTGCTGCTACCAAGTTTTGCAAATAACTACGTACTCTCGCTAGCGACACTGTTTCTGTTCTTCGCCTACACCGGCCAAGCTTGGAATATTTTGCTCGGCTTCGCCGGCCAGCTCTCCCTCGGCCATTCGCTTTATCTCGGCGTCGGCGCCTATGCCGCCGCCGCGCTGTATCATCACTTCGGCGTTGGCCCGTGGGCAACCGTCTGGCTTTCAATTTCATTATCCGTGCTAGTCGCCGCCGTCATCGGCGCCCTCGCCTTTCGTTCAGCCATCGCCGGCGTTTATTTCACTTTGCTGACCATCGCGTTCGCCGAGTTCACCCGCATCGGCTTCGATCATTTCAACTGGGTGGGCGGCTCGGGTGGATTATTTCTAAAAGTTGTCCAACGCGAGCAAATCGATCTGCTCAATCTGCGCGGCCCGCCGGCGCTGTTCTACTACCTCATACTGGCATTGACAGCGGCGGCATTGGCGCTTTGCCGCTGGTTGCTGCACAGCCGCGCCGGTTTTTATTGGCAAGCGATTCGCGAGAACCAAGAGGCGGCGCAGGCGCTCGGCATAAATATCTTTCGCTGGAAAATGCTGGCGATGACGCTCAGCGCCGCGCTGATGGCGCCCGCCGGCGTGTTTCAAGCTTTCTACTACAACAACCTTTTTCCCGACCAGATTTTCAACATCAGCCGATCGATTGAAATAATTCTCGGCCCGATCATCGGCGGCATCGGTACATTGTTCGGCCCGATCGTCGGCGCGGCGTTGCTCACCTTGCTCGCCGACGGTAGCACCGAGCTGGTCGCCGCCCTCGGCTGGGATGTGCCCGGTGTCAAGCAACTGATTTACGGCCTCGCGCTATTTTTCGTCGTGGTCTTTCTGCCGAACGGTATCTGGCCGGCCTTGGCGCGCAAACTGAAGGTGAACAGATGA
- a CDS encoding branched-chain amino acid ABC transporter permease, giving the protein MPTDLVTLANVIISGVLTGLVYGLMALGLSVIFGVARVVNFAHGEMMTLAMYLAVLLFTTLGLNPFLAIVPVAILFFFFGYLLQAKIIDPFITRPDHAQFLLLLALAVILTNAQLIIFGPDARNISLDYLLESIELGPLLIDRGKLYAALVAFATSAALVAFFRGTDTGTAIRACADNWLGAKVVGLDVKRCYAVAFGLGSASVAVAGCMMLLLGDLTPALGPTYTLLAFVIVIVGGLGSIHGALLGGVLIGVSEALAGLLITPSAKSMISFALLIIVLLVRPRGLLGGKL; this is encoded by the coding sequence ATGCCCACTGATCTCGTCACTCTCGCTAACGTGATTATTTCCGGCGTCCTCACCGGCCTCGTCTACGGCCTGATGGCGCTCGGCCTGTCGGTGATCTTCGGCGTCGCGCGGGTGGTTAACTTCGCCCATGGCGAGATGATGACGCTGGCGATGTATCTCGCCGTGCTTTTGTTCACGACACTGGGTCTCAATCCATTTCTCGCCATCGTGCCTGTAGCGATCCTATTTTTCTTTTTTGGCTATCTGTTGCAGGCCAAGATCATCGATCCGTTTATCACCCGCCCCGATCATGCGCAGTTCTTGCTGCTGCTCGCCCTCGCCGTGATCCTGACCAATGCGCAGCTGATTATCTTCGGTCCCGATGCGCGCAACATCAGTCTTGACTATTTGCTGGAATCGATAGAGCTCGGCCCGTTGCTCATCGATCGCGGTAAACTTTACGCCGCGCTGGTCGCCTTCGCGACATCGGCAGCGCTGGTCGCCTTCTTTCGCGGCACCGACACCGGCACGGCGATCCGCGCCTGCGCCGACAATTGGCTCGGCGCCAAAGTCGTCGGCCTCGACGTCAAGCGCTGCTACGCCGTCGCCTTTGGCCTCGGCTCTGCCTCGGTCGCGGTTGCCGGCTGCATGATGTTGCTGCTCGGCGATCTTACCCCCGCCCTCGGACCGACCTACACGTTGCTCGCCTTCGTCATCGTCATCGTCGGCGGCCTCGGCTCTATTCACGGCGCGCTGCTCGGCGGCGTCCTCATCGGCGTCTCGGAAGCACTCGCCGGACTGCTCATCACGCCGTCGGCGAAAAGCATGATCAGCTTTGCGCTACTGATCATCGTCCTGCTAGTACGCCCCCGCGGCTTGCTCGGTGGAAAGTTGTGA
- a CDS encoding branched-chain amino acid ABC transporter: MINRRRFNKILLTAGAAALAPFNIVRAESGKLKIGVLLPKSGLQGLIGQSCQKGADLAPEVIKELLGVDIELMNADTDTNVDTARTRAERLIQEGAHCLVGPFDSGAAAAIAQVAEQRGVPFVINIAAAPQITEQGYKFVFRNFPVASELVKNGLTLTEDLFKATGITPRTALFMHVNDTFGQANAKAIAAILPQLNLPFKLLDTIAYDPAAKDLTVEVSKAKATKADFLMLVCRLNDAIVLRREIVKQRWNIMGIVSPGSPGMYENQFFQTLGKLSEGCISNVPWFDPKAALTKSVDAAFRKQNPKDQLRFHALNVGFTFEAILIAADAYKRAKSTDAQTLTEAIRTTEIKNRMMIGAPIKFNAKGQVEGNLSACIQNQGQKPVVVLPTPSAEAKPIFPWAEYKRI; the protein is encoded by the coding sequence ATGATTAACCGCCGCCGTTTCAACAAAATCCTCTTAACCGCTGGCGCCGCGGCGTTGGCGCCGTTTAACATCGTGCGCGCCGAGTCGGGGAAATTAAAAATCGGCGTGCTGCTGCCGAAATCCGGTTTGCAAGGTTTGATCGGCCAGTCCTGTCAGAAAGGCGCGGACCTCGCGCCGGAAGTTATCAAGGAATTGCTCGGCGTCGACATCGAACTGATGAACGCCGACACGGATACCAACGTCGACACCGCGCGCACGCGCGCCGAGCGCTTGATTCAGGAAGGCGCGCACTGCCTGGTCGGGCCGTTCGATTCGGGCGCTGCCGCGGCCATCGCGCAAGTCGCCGAACAGCGCGGCGTACCGTTTGTGATCAACATCGCCGCCGCGCCGCAGATCACCGAGCAAGGTTATAAATTCGTCTTTCGCAATTTTCCCGTCGCCAGCGAATTAGTAAAAAACGGGCTGACGCTGACCGAAGATCTTTTCAAAGCTACTGGCATAACGCCGCGCACGGCGCTGTTCATGCACGTCAACGACACATTTGGACAAGCCAACGCCAAAGCGATCGCGGCGATCTTGCCGCAGTTGAACTTGCCATTTAAATTGCTCGACACCATCGCCTACGATCCCGCGGCGAAAGACTTGACGGTCGAAGTGTCGAAAGCCAAAGCGACCAAGGCGGATTTCCTCATGCTCGTCTGCCGCTTGAACGATGCCATCGTGCTGCGCCGCGAGATCGTCAAGCAGCGCTGGAATATTATGGGCATCGTCAGCCCAGGCTCGCCGGGCATGTACGAGAACCAGTTTTTTCAAACCCTCGGCAAACTCTCCGAAGGCTGCATCTCCAACGTTCCATGGTTCGATCCCAAAGCCGCGCTGACAAAATCCGTGGACGCGGCATTTAGAAAACAGAATCCGAAAGACCAGCTGCGCTTTCACGCGCTCAACGTCGGTTTCACTTTCGAAGCGATCCTGATCGCCGCCGACGCCTACAAACGTGCGAAATCCACCGATGCACAGACGCTGACCGAAGCGATTCGCACGACGGAAATCAAAAACCGCATGATGATCGGCGCGCCGATCAAGTTCAACGCCAAGGGCCAAGTGGAAGGCAATCTGTCCGCCTGCATTCAGAACCAAGGCCAGAAACCGGTCGTCGTGCTGCCGACGCCGTCCGCCGAAGCAAAACCGATTTTCCCTTGGGCGGAGTACAAGCGAATCTGA